In one Candidatus Poribacteria bacterium genomic region, the following are encoded:
- a CDS encoding acyl-CoA desaturase: protein MVHLTCLAIFWVDVQPIDWIICGALYVIRMFGITAGYHRYFSHRSFKTSRGFQFFLAFLGQSSAQRGALWWAAKHREHHKYSDTEQDIHSPVQHGFWYSHVLWIFSKPSETVDYNIIKDFQKYPELVWLNKWDRLPPFLLGVLVWAIAGWSGLIVGFFISTVILFHGTFTINSLAHVIGKQPYVTGDHSRNNLFLAIITLGEGWHNNHHHFPSATPQGFHWWQIDVTYYILKTLSLFRIVWGLRLPPAHVVEGKRRLSLTTIENAAHQLAASVSIEHIGKTVLQAWAHTPKLEELRKRARISQSEVEAFLKEMKILELPPIANLKHRAQNMFAHIPSLNPIVERANQILVQAVSVWLVQNHPYDAEIAV from the coding sequence ATGGTTCACCTCACCTGTCTGGCAATTTTCTGGGTGGACGTTCAACCTATCGATTGGATTATATGTGGTGCATTGTATGTTATCCGTATGTTCGGTATCACGGCTGGATATCATCGTTATTTTTCGCACCGCTCTTTCAAAACGAGCCGCGGATTCCAATTTTTTCTGGCATTTCTCGGTCAGAGCTCAGCGCAACGCGGCGCGCTCTGGTGGGCAGCGAAGCATCGCGAACACCATAAGTACTCCGATACAGAGCAAGATATACACTCCCCAGTCCAACACGGGTTCTGGTATTCCCACGTGCTGTGGATTTTCTCTAAACCCTCGGAGACCGTAGATTACAATATAATTAAGGATTTTCAGAAATACCCAGAACTGGTTTGGCTGAATAAATGGGACAGACTGCCGCCCTTTCTATTAGGTGTTCTGGTTTGGGCGATTGCGGGTTGGTCGGGACTCATCGTAGGATTCTTCATAAGCACGGTGATCCTTTTTCACGGGACATTTACGATTAATTCCCTTGCACACGTGATAGGTAAACAGCCGTATGTCACGGGGGACCATTCACGCAACAACCTATTCCTCGCTATCATCACGTTGGGGGAAGGCTGGCATAACAATCATCACCATTTTCCGAGTGCTACACCTCAAGGATTTCATTGGTGGCAAATTGATGTCACGTACTATATTCTGAAAACCTTGTCCCTCTTTAGAATCGTTTGGGGTCTACGTTTGCCACCCGCACATGTCGTTGAAGGTAAGCGTAGATTATCTCTAACCACCATCGAAAATGCTGCGCACCAACTCGCTGCGAGCGTTTCGATTGAACACATCGGTAAAACGGTTTTGCAAGCGTGGGCACATACGCCAAAGTTAGAAGAACTCCGTAAACGCGCTCGCATCAGCCAATCGGAGGTAGAAGCGTTCCTCAAAGAGATGAAAATCCTTGAGTTGCCGCCCATTGCAAACCTGAAACACCGAGCACAAAATATGTTTGCGCATATCCCATCGCTAAACCCGATTGTTGAACGAGCAAACCAGATTCTCGTTCAGGCAGTTTCGGTATGGTTAGTCCAGAACCATCCTTACGACGCAGAGATTGCGGTGTAG
- a CDS encoding phytanoyl-CoA dioxygenase family protein, translating into METKQKYRVVPPGFTAEQWETFNEDGIIFIEDAISDGDIQAYIDAIDRVAATSPKYTPGGHLHIENIVERDPVFTDLIDNERHVGYAYDLFGELLKLHQSQFFLRPPGGKQYNQWHPDGARALPYGVFSPKLPLQIKIGYWLTDLPREKMGNLVVLPGSHRQQYMDGYDTHKSIPGEKVVCPRKGTMTVMHSSIWHRVEPNESEVVRYNIFVAYCPSWLTPADRFHSSPEWLETLNREQRIIMRSYSHAYHNAKPPASEFPLFLERETGTEADVGAYQNHVQLHRRKRQTMPERFFNYSQGVK; encoded by the coding sequence ATGGAAACCAAACAGAAATATCGTGTTGTACCCCCTGGATTCACAGCAGAACAGTGGGAAACCTTTAACGAAGACGGTATCATTTTTATTGAGGACGCAATCTCCGATGGGGATATCCAAGCCTATATTGACGCGATAGATCGCGTCGCCGCTACCAGCCCAAAATATACGCCAGGTGGCCATCTTCACATAGAGAACATCGTCGAACGTGATCCCGTGTTTACAGATCTGATTGATAATGAACGGCATGTCGGTTATGCGTACGACTTATTCGGGGAACTCCTCAAACTCCATCAGAGCCAATTTTTCTTGCGTCCGCCCGGCGGTAAACAGTACAACCAGTGGCACCCGGACGGTGCCCGTGCCCTTCCCTACGGGGTGTTTTCACCGAAACTGCCGTTGCAAATCAAAATCGGGTACTGGTTGACCGATCTGCCGAGAGAGAAGATGGGGAACCTCGTCGTGTTACCGGGGAGTCATCGTCAGCAATATATGGACGGCTACGATACCCACAAAAGTATACCGGGGGAAAAGGTCGTCTGTCCCCGTAAAGGCACAATGACGGTGATGCATTCCAGCATCTGGCATCGGGTTGAACCGAATGAGAGCGAGGTCGTGCGCTACAATATCTTTGTTGCTTATTGCCCGTCTTGGCTTACCCCAGCGGATCGCTTCCATTCCTCGCCCGAATGGTTGGAGACGCTGAACCGTGAACAACGTATCATCATGCGAAGTTATAGCCATGCGTATCATAACGCTAAACCGCCTGCGTCTGAATTCCCGCTTTTCCTTGAACGTGAAACTGGGACCGAGGCGGATGTAGGTGCATATCAGAATCACGTCCAATTACACCGTCGCAAACGCCAGACCATGCCCGAGCGGTTTTTTAATTATTCGCAAGGCGTTAAATAA
- a CDS encoding FtsX-like permease family protein yields MKTLFLKDMRYRQARVILTTLGITVLISLILLLGGIMNGMRIQARQYVESTGADVWISAEGSGGAFIGFSMVVEEYMAFLNSGPGLVPDSASPLVFAQARPSVRGKSTKAIVVGYKLGQLGGPKSAIEGRMFTRSNFEDYRPEDPIPYEVVVDEKMGLEIGEQITLSNEKVRVVGKAKSLMFVLDTPLLFMDVRIAQKLLLGNTPHVNMMIAKTNKSEHPAQIAADLDALETIEVRTLKQTLRDIIAYYVDEPMKAVQFLRVMLWLAAGILVGMITYVTMLEKTQEIGVLKAIGGSNGYVMGLLLKQVVLISTVGVLLGLTLSYVFAAAAPIFVAIHFVESIIVACISFIVCCGSGYLAARKAIAVDPMIAFRGEI; encoded by the coding sequence ATGAAGACACTCTTTCTCAAGGACATGCGGTATCGCCAAGCGAGAGTTATCCTCACAACACTCGGTATCACTGTCCTCATTTCATTGATACTGCTGTTAGGCGGCATTATGAACGGTATGCGCATTCAAGCGCGACAATACGTCGAATCCACTGGGGCGGATGTCTGGATCTCCGCTGAAGGCTCCGGCGGCGCATTTATTGGGTTTTCTATGGTCGTTGAGGAATACATGGCATTTCTGAACTCAGGTCCCGGCTTAGTGCCAGATTCTGCCTCTCCGTTGGTTTTCGCGCAAGCGCGTCCGAGCGTCCGCGGCAAATCCACCAAGGCGATCGTCGTCGGCTATAAGTTGGGACAACTCGGGGGTCCTAAAAGTGCTATTGAAGGGAGAATGTTCACCCGGAGCAATTTTGAAGACTATAGACCTGAAGACCCAATCCCCTACGAAGTAGTCGTTGACGAGAAAATGGGACTGGAAATCGGAGAACAGATCACCCTCAGCAACGAAAAAGTCCGTGTTGTCGGAAAGGCGAAAAGCCTCATGTTTGTTTTAGATACGCCGCTACTCTTTATGGATGTCCGCATTGCTCAGAAACTTCTCCTCGGCAATACACCGCATGTCAACATGATGATCGCGAAAACAAACAAGAGTGAACACCCCGCACAGATCGCCGCCGATTTAGATGCCTTAGAAACCATTGAAGTACGCACCTTAAAACAGACGCTTAGGGATATTATCGCATACTACGTTGATGAACCGATGAAGGCTGTGCAATTCCTACGGGTGATGTTATGGTTAGCGGCAGGTATCCTCGTCGGGATGATTACTTACGTGACGATGCTCGAAAAGACCCAAGAGATCGGGGTACTAAAGGCGATCGGCGGCTCAAACGGTTATGTGATGGGTCTGCTACTCAAACAGGTTGTCCTAATCTCGACTGTCGGCGTGCTACTTGGACTTACTTTGTCGTATGTGTTCGCGGCAGCAGCACCGATTTTCGTCGCGATTCACTTCGTGGAATCCATCATCGTTGCGTGCATCAGTTTCATCGTGTGTTGCGGTAGCGGGTATCTGGCAGCACGGAAAGCGATCGCAGTCGATCCGATGATTGCATTCCGCGGTGAGATTTAA